Proteins encoded within one genomic window of bacterium (Candidatus Blackallbacteria) CG13_big_fil_rev_8_21_14_2_50_49_14:
- a CDS encoding NADH-quinone oxidoreductase subunit NuoK produces MANEILNIGLKHYLLVAALLFSIGLFGLITSRNLIKVLMSIEFILNAANINFVAFSHYVTPHELTGQVFAIFVMTIAAAEAGVALAIALSIYKHFQSVDMDKIHLMKW; encoded by the coding sequence ATGGCCAATGAAATTTTAAATATTGGACTGAAACACTATCTGCTTGTGGCGGCTCTTTTGTTTTCGATTGGTTTGTTTGGCCTGATTACTTCCCGCAATCTGATCAAGGTTCTGATGTCGATTGAGTTTATTTTGAACGCTGCCAATATTAATTTTGTGGCTTTTTCGCATTATGTAACACCCCATGAGTTAACCGGGCAGGTCTTTGCGATTTTTGTGATGACTATTGCCGCTGCTGAAGCCGGTGTCGCGTTGGCGATCGCGCTTTCGATCTACAAACACTTTCAGTCCGTTGATATGGACAAGATCCATCTGATGAAATGGTAA
- a CDS encoding NADH-quinone oxidoreductase subunit L, with amino-acid sequence MPFLTQNAWLPAFFPLLAGTLIFILAAFQRKANQAAIGISITGVLLAFVASLGLLGARFADSGHALQGSLRWLTAGQTEIAMGWSVDNLTAMMLVVVTFISLLVQIYSAEYMSHEEGIPRYYGALSLFTFSMLLLVLADNLLVLYMGWELVGVCSYLLIGFFTFKPEAAAAAKKAFLVNRIGDFGFLLGILILFYMTGSLQFSVVTEAVAAGKLPGALLALAGILLFCGPIGKSAQFPLHVWLPDAMEGPTPVSALIHAATMVAAGVYMVAKLMPLFAQATSPLFGSFLVLDAIAWIGGITALLAAAIAVTQTDIKRVLAYSTVSQLGFMMMALGMYQATTEAGHLQIIPLGYTAGLFHLMTHAFFKAMLFLCSGSVIHAVHSNDMRVMGGLRKFLPVTALACLIGTASISGFPFLTAGFWSKDEILLAMWEAHSPLFGLAALAAVLTAFYMFRLYFMTFEGSYRGELAPEQIHDSGWLMKGPLVILAIPSLLAGFVGTPWTPPAFHIHSFLHFSPVGHEATGHAVATHTGLNPVVLGVSLFVFLVGLGLAWAMYGSDKPALAPQALAERFAPLHKASLNRFYFDELYLLFIRWVVMGFARISAFFDKYILDGLLVNGVGLFTIGSSETLKYLQSGRIAYYALSVVSILVVLLLAFLKLGFGKVGM; translated from the coding sequence ATGCCCTTTCTTACTCAAAATGCATGGCTGCCAGCCTTTTTTCCGCTTTTGGCAGGCACTTTGATTTTTATCCTGGCTGCCTTTCAGCGCAAAGCCAATCAAGCGGCAATTGGAATTTCAATCACAGGTGTTTTACTCGCTTTCGTTGCTTCCTTGGGTTTATTGGGGGCACGATTCGCTGATTCCGGACACGCTTTGCAGGGTTCTCTGCGTTGGTTAACGGCTGGCCAGACCGAAATAGCGATGGGTTGGTCGGTTGATAATCTCACCGCCATGATGTTAGTCGTGGTGACGTTTATCAGCCTTTTGGTGCAAATTTATTCCGCAGAATATATGTCGCATGAAGAGGGCATTCCCCGCTATTATGGCGCCCTATCGTTGTTTACTTTCTCTATGCTTTTGCTGGTGCTGGCCGATAATCTCTTGGTGCTTTATATGGGCTGGGAACTGGTGGGGGTTTGCTCCTATCTCTTGATTGGTTTCTTTACGTTTAAGCCCGAAGCTGCCGCTGCAGCCAAAAAGGCCTTCCTCGTCAATCGCATTGGAGATTTTGGTTTCTTACTGGGAATTTTGATTCTGTTTTATATGACGGGCAGTCTTCAGTTTTCTGTTGTGACAGAGGCGGTGGCCGCTGGTAAACTGCCTGGGGCACTTCTGGCGCTGGCAGGCATTCTGCTCTTCTGTGGGCCGATTGGTAAATCCGCTCAGTTCCCTTTGCATGTCTGGCTTCCCGATGCAATGGAAGGCCCAACGCCTGTGAGTGCGCTGATTCACGCTGCTACCATGGTTGCTGCTGGCGTCTATATGGTTGCGAAGCTGATGCCGCTTTTTGCACAGGCCACCAGCCCCCTGTTTGGTTCTTTTCTGGTGCTTGATGCGATTGCCTGGATCGGGGGTATTACCGCTTTGCTGGCTGCTGCCATTGCCGTTACGCAAACCGATATTAAACGGGTTTTGGCCTATTCAACAGTCAGCCAATTGGGCTTTATGATGATGGCTTTGGGCATGTACCAGGCCACTACGGAAGCAGGGCATCTTCAGATTATTCCTCTGGGGTATACCGCAGGTCTATTTCATTTGATGACCCATGCTTTTTTCAAAGCGATGCTGTTTTTATGCTCGGGCAGTGTGATTCACGCTGTTCATTCCAATGATATGCGTGTGATGGGCGGGCTGCGTAAATTTTTACCTGTAACGGCCCTGGCTTGTCTGATTGGCACTGCTTCTATTTCTGGCTTTCCTTTCCTGACTGCTGGTTTCTGGAGCAAAGATGAAATTCTGCTGGCGATGTGGGAAGCCCATTCACCTCTGTTTGGATTGGCTGCCCTTGCGGCTGTACTCACCGCCTTTTATATGTTCCGCCTCTATTTTATGACCTTTGAAGGCTCCTACCGGGGTGAGCTTGCTCCTGAGCAGATCCATGATTCAGGTTGGTTGATGAAGGGACCCCTGGTGATTTTGGCAATTCCTTCACTGCTTGCAGGTTTTGTGGGCACACCCTGGACACCCCCGGCTTTTCATATTCATTCTTTTCTGCACTTTTCGCCAGTCGGGCATGAAGCTACAGGCCATGCTGTGGCAACCCATACCGGTTTAAACCCTGTTGTTTTGGGCGTTTCCCTGTTCGTTTTTCTGGTTGGTTTGGGTTTGGCCTGGGCCATGTATGGTTCGGATAAACCCGCACTTGCTCCTCAAGCTTTGGCTGAACGCTTTGCGCCTTTGCACAAGGCTTCTCTTAACCGCTTTTATTTTGATGAACTCTATCTGCTTTTCATACGTTGGGTCGTAATGGGCTTTGCACGTATCAGCGCCTTTTTTGACAAATATATTCTGGATGGCCTTTTGGTCAATGGAGTGGGTCTGTTTACGATTGGAAGCAGTGAAACCTTAAAATACCTCCAAAGTGGACGCATTGCCTATTATGCCTTAAGTGTGGTCAGTATTTTGGTGGTTCTGCTTCTGGCCTTTCTGAAATTGGGCTTTGGAAAGGTAGGGATGTAA
- a CDS encoding oxidoreductase — MQTNSFLLTTLIFLPVLGALSLFFVRSQRSHIYHWLAAGWSGLTFLLSLFALSQYQHGLHNASGKAIFQLVDRLPWMPAMHIQYQVGVDGLSLPMVLLTTLIVFVAVFASWGIQERSRMYFMMLLIMETAVLGVFTSLDLFQFFVMWELELIPMYFLIGLWGGPRRGYAAIKFILYTMLASAFMFIAFLAIYFFSQPHTFDVIALLENHNSLLATLAPSFQILVLVSLLLCFCVKLPMVPFHTWLPDAHVEAPTAISVVLAGVLLKMGAYGIIRFGFGFFPDLMKQLAVFIAAFGMINILYGALLALAQTDMKRVIAYSSVSHMGFVLLGLAAMNPMGLDGAIMQMFTHGTITALLFIFVGVVYDRTHTRVIADLGGLSAKMPLASAFFVMAALASVGAPGMSGFVSEFLIFVGSYGNHLKGIPHFAIQLFTVGSALGIILGAGYTLWLTQRVFFGSLPQRWQELTDMNRVELFNVVILTLLVVALGFYPALLMDMINPAAEQLISLLPK, encoded by the coding sequence ATGCAAACCAATTCATTTCTTTTAACAACGCTTATTTTTCTACCTGTATTGGGTGCGCTTTCCTTGTTTTTCGTGCGCAGCCAACGCTCCCATATTTACCATTGGCTGGCTGCTGGCTGGAGTGGCTTGACCTTTCTCTTGTCTTTGTTCGCCTTGAGCCAGTATCAGCATGGGCTTCACAATGCCTCTGGCAAAGCCATTTTTCAATTGGTAGATCGCCTGCCTTGGATGCCAGCGATGCATATTCAGTACCAGGTGGGGGTGGATGGTCTCAGTCTGCCCATGGTTTTACTGACCACTCTGATTGTTTTCGTGGCGGTCTTTGCCTCTTGGGGGATTCAGGAACGCAGCCGGATGTATTTCATGATGCTCCTGATCATGGAAACAGCTGTTTTGGGTGTTTTTACTTCCCTTGATTTATTTCAGTTTTTCGTGATGTGGGAGCTTGAACTGATTCCCATGTATTTCCTGATTGGATTGTGGGGAGGACCCCGTCGCGGCTACGCTGCGATTAAGTTTATTCTTTACACCATGTTGGCCAGTGCCTTTATGTTTATTGCATTTTTGGCCATTTATTTCTTCTCACAGCCGCATACCTTTGATGTGATTGCGTTGCTTGAAAATCATAATTCGCTCTTGGCAACTCTGGCGCCTTCTTTCCAGATTCTGGTTCTGGTTTCCCTTTTGCTTTGCTTCTGTGTGAAATTGCCAATGGTGCCTTTTCATACCTGGTTGCCAGATGCGCACGTTGAAGCGCCTACTGCAATCAGTGTGGTGCTCGCGGGTGTCTTGCTCAAAATGGGTGCCTATGGCATTATCCGTTTCGGCTTTGGTTTCTTTCCCGATCTGATGAAACAATTGGCTGTTTTTATTGCGGCCTTTGGCATGATCAATATTCTCTATGGCGCACTGCTTGCGCTTGCGCAAACAGATATGAAACGGGTGATTGCCTATTCCAGCGTCAGCCATATGGGCTTTGTGCTCCTGGGATTGGCTGCAATGAACCCCATGGGTTTAGATGGCGCGATTATGCAAATGTTTACCCATGGCACGATTACAGCACTTTTATTTATCTTTGTCGGGGTGGTTTACGATCGAACCCATACCCGTGTGATTGCTGATTTGGGGGGCTTGAGCGCGAAAATGCCTCTGGCTTCAGCTTTCTTTGTGATGGCGGCCTTGGCTTCAGTCGGGGCACCCGGCATGAGTGGCTTTGTCAGTGAGTTTTTAATTTTTGTTGGCAGCTATGGCAACCATCTGAAAGGCATTCCCCATTTTGCGATTCAATTGTTTACCGTAGGCTCTGCTTTGGGGATTATTTTGGGGGCGGGTTATACCCTGTGGTTGACCCAGCGCGTTTTCTTTGGCAGTTTGCCCCAACGCTGGCAAGAGCTGACGGATATGAACCGAGTTGAACTGTTTAATGTTGTGATTTTGACCCTCTTGGTGGTTGCACTTGGCTTTTACCCGGCTCTGTTGATGGATATGATCAACCCTGCCGCTGAGCAGTTGATATCCCTTTTGCCGAAATGA
- a CDS encoding NADH-quinone oxidoreductase subunit N gives MDFTVIIPEILVCLTALAVIGADLFNDQDERRRRGVMAFISAAGLSIALGVLVGAHAGGYFGLERFYGAFAPDHMSLFFRFALLLSALMTIMLSVQYVQDKIRHAAEFYALICLATLGAMFLSAATEMLTFYLSLELLSLSSFVLVALRKDNPKSAEASLKYLVFGALSSGLLLYGLSLIFGMTGSIQYAQINAYFSQITQGLLDSNGYLTLQPMVAIFLILGGLGYKVAAVPFHMWAPDVYEGAPLPVTAFLSVSSKLAGFAALIRMTQMLDNNSLTPVWVRLVFLLAILSMSLGNILAIAQRDIKRMFAYSSIAQAGYLLLGVAALSNLSSRDMAISGLLFYLLVYVFMNLGAFAAITHLSKQMGSTEIIYFSGLGARYPWFAFVLSACLLSLTGLPPFAGFTGKFYLFGAVTQMGTGYLWIVLVAVLNSVVSLYYYSRVIRMLYFGQSTAEFEQKSSHPALMMASILGLVGILGLFLFPSFVLNFLASIHSLL, from the coding sequence GTGGACTTTACCGTCATCATACCTGAAATTCTAGTTTGCCTGACCGCATTGGCGGTGATTGGTGCTGATTTATTCAATGATCAGGACGAACGCCGGAGACGTGGGGTGATGGCCTTTATTTCTGCTGCGGGTTTAAGCATTGCCCTGGGGGTTCTGGTCGGGGCCCATGCTGGGGGCTATTTTGGCCTTGAGCGTTTTTACGGAGCCTTTGCACCTGATCATATGAGTTTGTTTTTCCGCTTTGCACTTTTGCTTTCGGCGTTGATGACGATCATGCTTTCGGTGCAATATGTTCAGGATAAGATCCGCCATGCGGCTGAATTTTATGCTTTGATTTGTTTAGCGACTTTGGGCGCAATGTTTCTTTCTGCGGCCACCGAAATGCTTACTTTTTACCTTTCACTTGAACTTTTAAGTCTTTCCTCTTTTGTGCTGGTGGCTTTGCGCAAAGACAACCCCAAATCTGCAGAAGCCTCTTTGAAGTATCTGGTTTTTGGAGCCCTTTCTTCAGGCTTGCTTTTGTATGGCCTTTCTCTGATTTTTGGCATGACTGGCAGTATTCAGTATGCCCAGATCAATGCCTATTTCTCTCAAATTACCCAAGGCCTGCTGGATTCAAATGGTTATCTGACTTTGCAACCGATGGTGGCTATTTTCTTGATTTTGGGGGGGCTGGGTTATAAGGTCGCCGCTGTTCCCTTTCATATGTGGGCGCCCGATGTCTATGAGGGTGCGCCTTTGCCTGTCACTGCTTTCCTGTCGGTCAGTTCAAAACTTGCAGGCTTTGCCGCCCTGATTCGCATGACGCAAATGCTGGATAATAATTCTCTAACCCCTGTCTGGGTGCGTCTGGTATTTCTCTTGGCGATTCTGTCGATGTCCTTGGGCAATATCCTGGCGATTGCACAACGGGATATCAAACGGATGTTTGCCTATTCCAGTATTGCCCAAGCGGGTTACTTGCTTTTAGGGGTGGCCGCCCTGTCGAATTTAAGTTCCCGTGACATGGCGATTTCAGGACTTTTGTTCTATCTTTTGGTCTATGTCTTTATGAATCTGGGCGCTTTTGCAGCGATTACCCATCTTTCAAAACAAATGGGCAGCACAGAAATTATTTACTTTTCTGGATTGGGTGCCCGTTATCCTTGGTTTGCCTTTGTTTTAAGCGCGTGTCTGCTGTCTCTTACCGGACTTCCTCCTTTTGCCGGTTTTACAGGTAAATTTTATCTGTTTGGGGCTGTTACCCAAATGGGAACGGGTTACCTGTGGATCGTTCTTGTGGCCGTTTTGAATAGCGTGGTCTCTCTCTATTACTACAGCCGCGTAATTCGCATGCTTTATTTTGGACAGAGTACTGCCGAGTTTGAACAAAAATCATCTCATCCGGCCTTGATGATGGCGAGTATTTTGGGGCTTGTGGGTATACTGGGACTGTTCCTGTTTCCAAGTTTTGTCCTGAATTTTCTCGCATCTATTCATAGCTTGTTATAA